CCTACGTGAGCTATCCGGCGGTAAAAATTCTTTCAGACTATGCAGTTGTTGGCAATGGCTCGCACACAACCTTTATAGCCCAAGCACTTGAGTGGGAAAGCCCAAAAAAGGCTCTGATTCATGTTTTGGACGCTATGGACTATGAGAGAGATCAGTACAGCACGCCAAGGATTGCCGGGATAATCCAGAGGGACAAAGATTGGGCATTTTTGGGCTTCGCGGGAAGAGATGAGTTCTGGGTCAAAAGAGTTAAGCTCGAAGAAGGAGGGGCATTTTTCACAGCGACCTACAATATTTACGGTATTGAAACGCTGAGCTTGGATTTTAAAGATGAAAATGACCTTGTAGAGAGAGTGCTTGGACTGGAGTTTGCCAACCCGGTTCTGGCGGTTGGAATTGTTGATTTGGGAGATAAATTCAAAATTGGAGTAAAAGAAGTGAAGTGGCCTTAAGAAATCTTTTTCATCTCTTTATTCAAATTTGCCATTTCCAATGTGGCCAGAGCGTATTCGAAGCCTTTGTTTGACTTTATTCCTGCCCTATCAAGTCCTTGAAGTTCATTATCAACTGTTATAACGCCAAATATCACGGGCGTTTTGTAGGTTAAGTTTACATGTGCTATTCCCCTTGCGACCTCGTTGGCAACGAGCTCAAAATGATATGTTTCCCCTCTGACAACGGCTCCCAGGACTAAAATCGCATCGTAGCGTTCAGTCTTGGCCAGCTCTTTTGCGACGAATGGTATCTCAAATGCCCCCGGAACTTTGAAGATATCTATGTTCTCGACACCATGTCGTTTAAAACAGTCTAATGCACCGTCTAAAAGCTCCTTAGTGAATAAATCGTTAAATCTACTCACAACTATCCCAATTTTTAAGCCTTCGCCTTTATAATTCCCTTCGTAAATCATCCTCCTCCCTCCAAAAGCGGTTTTAAATTGTGTCCAAGCTTGAGCATCTTGGTCTCTAAATAAGGCCTGTTAACCTCGTTAACCTCTCCAAAAATCGGAATAACCTCAACAACCTCTATCCCAAACTCCTCCAACGCTTTAACCTTCCTTGGATTGTTCGTCAAAAGCTTAACTTTCGAGACTCCTAAAGCTTTGAGCAGTTGATAGGCAACGCTGAAATCCCTTTCATCCTCTTTAAAGCCCAGCATTTTGTTCGCTTCAACGGTGTCAAGGCCTTTGTCCTGGAGTTCATAGGCTTTGATTTTGTTTTTTAGTCCTATTCCCCTCCCTTCCTGCCTTAAATAAAGTAAAACTCCTCCCTCTTGGGCAATCATCTTTAACGCATTGGTCAATTGACTTCCGCAGTCGCACTTTAGAGAAGCCAAGGTATCGCCTGTTAAGCACTCAGAGTGAAGCCTAACAAGAGGGGCTTCCCCCAGAGGCTCCTTAACTATCGCTATGTGATCCCTAAAATCCAGCTCGTTGTCAAAGGCTATTATCTCAAAATTACCGTGATGCGAGGGAATCTTCGCCCTGGCATGAATTCTAACGAAGTTTTTTCTTTTGACAACCTCTTTCCAGACTTCTCTAATTGTTACTATTGGGAGGTCATGCTTCTCTGCAAAGCTCCGTATAAACTCAAAGTTGTGGGAATTTCCTTCTTCATCCAGGAGCTCAATTATTAATGCATATCTCTTAAATCCGAGCATTTCCATGAGTTCAAGAGAGGCTTCCGTGTGGCCTTTCCTTTTATTTATGCCCACAGCCCCTAAGAGGTGTAAATGGCCTGGATAGCGAAAGTGTCCTACGCTTAGTCCTTCGGCAATCTTTTTAGCGGTTAAAGCCCTCTCCTCCGCGCTAATCCCTGTAAGCGTCTCCTTATAATCAACGCTTATTAAAAAGTTCGTCTCGTTGTCTTTTGAGGGAAGCTTAAAGAAGCCTCTCCTTAGAGCTTCCTCTTCATCCATGGCCAGACAGAGCATCCCTTTAGCTTGGAGCATGAAGTTTAATGTTTGGGGAGTTATTTTTTCAGCGGGATAGACCAGATCTGCCTCGATTTCCCTGTCTTCGTCAATTAGAACTATTGGTTTACCCTCAAGAAGGCTTTTCCTAAGCTTTTCCAGGTCCATATCTATCACCCAAAATACCCTTCAAATATCTTGCAACAATGTCTATCTCATAGTTTACTTCCTCTCCAACCTTTAGGAACTTCAAGTTGGTGTTTTCCCAAGTGTAGGGGATTGTCTGAACCCAGAATTGGCTCTTCTCAACTCTAGCAATCGTTAGGCTTACCCCGTTTAGAGCTATGCTCCCTTTTTCCACTATGCCAAACCTTTCCTTGGGCATTTCAAAGGCCAGCCAGTAAGTATTTCCCCTCCTTAGGACTCTCCTCAGCTTTAGGGTCCCATCGACATGCCCGGTAACCAAATGTCCATCAATTCTGTCCCCAAACTTTAGGGCTCTTTCAAGGTTAACGAGCTTTGCTTTCGCCAAGTTAGTCCTCTTTAGCGTTTCCTCACCAACGTCAAAGATTATTTGATCTCTAATTTCACTCACCGTTAAGCATGCTCCATTAACGGCAACGCTGTCTCCTGAATTCACATCTATGACCTTCTCCACGTAGAGCTTTCCCCCTGAGTAGCGTGCCTTTGCAACCTTCTCTATTATCCCCGAGAACATGGCCTTGCCTCCACGTAAAAGCTGTCCCCAAAGCTTTCAAACTTAAGAAACTCGACTTTAAAGGCATCACTAACTTTGTCAACGTTTAAGCACTCAAACGGGGAAATTCCTTTTCCAAAGAGCTTGTTCCCATAAAATAAGTGTAGTTTATCCGCAAAGGTCAAGAACTGGCATGCTATTCTTCCTCCCTCAATCAAAACGCTGTCTATTCCTTTTTCGCCAAGAATTTTTAGTATTTTCTCTGGATTCGTTTCCCTAATAACTTCTCCATTCTTCCACTCTTTTTCGCTCTCAGTGAAGACTATGACTCTCCCATCCTTAAAAGCCTTGAAATTTCCGTCAGCAGTTAACCCATGCCTGTCGAGGATTATTTTCACCTTTTCACTACACCCTTCTATTCTGCAAGTCAGCCTTGGATTGTCCTTGAGGATCGTATTGGCCCCGACCATTATCGCCATATACTTTTTCCTAAGCTCCTGCACTTTCCTCCTTGCTTTTTCTCCGGTAATCCACTTTGAGGAAAAGCTTTCTGTTGCTATAAAGCCATCTAAGGTCAAAGCAAGTTTTATTGCTACAAAAGGCATTTTCGTGGATATGTACTTAAGAAACACTTCGTTTAGCTTTCTTGCGTCCTCTTCAAGGACACCAACTTTAACCTCGATGCCTGCTTTTTCGAGCTTTTCAATGCCTTTTCCATTAACCATTGGATTGGGGTCTTTCATAGCCACTACAACTCTCGAGATGCCCTCTTCTATTATTCTATCTACACAGGGTGGCTGCTTTCCCCAGTGAGAGCAGGGCTCCAGAGTAACGTACATTGTTGCTCCTTTGAGGGAATACCCCCTGCTCTTTGCCTCTTCTATGGCGTTAACCTCCGCATGTTTTCCTCCAAAGTATTGGTGGTAACCCTTGCCGATTATTTTGTTCTCCTTGACTATAACTGCACCGACCATCGGGTTTGGGTTTACTCTTCCCTCCCCTTTTTTGGCTAACTCCAAAGCTAAGCTCATGAAGTACTCATCATTCATGGCCATCGGTAATTCAACAGATGTTCCAAATTTAAAAAATTTTGTTTCAAAAATGGAACATTTAATCTCTCACGATCTCCAAGCTCACGTCGAAGTTTTTCACACTGTGCGTTAAAGCGCCGAGGCTTATGATGTCAACATCAAGCTTCGCATAGCTTTCAATATTCTCCTCGCTTATGCCACCGCTCACTTCTATTTTTACTTTTTCTCTCAGTCCTTCGCTCTTTAAAGCCTCAAGAACATCTTCGATTTGCTTCGGTGTCATGTTGTCAAGCATTATGACGTCTGCACCTGCTCTGGCGGCTTTTAAAGCATCTTCAAGGCTTTCTACCTCAACCTCAACAACCTTGTAAACACTGAACGCTCTCGCCCTTTTGATGGCCTCCTCCAGAGGTACCAAAGCAAGGTGGTTGTCCTTTATGAGAATAGCGTCACTTAGGGAAAATCTATGGGGCTCCCCACCACCTAATAGAATTGCTTTTTTATCTAAAGGTTTTAGAAGGCTTTTTCTGGTACCCGCCACTCTGACCTTTGGATTAACACCCCTGATCCTCTCGACAAGCTTTCTTGTTTGAGTTGCTACCCCACTCATTCTCCCTATAATGTTCAATGCCGTTCTCTCGACGAGTAATATTTTCCTTGCGTTGCCCTCAAGCTCCATCAAAATCTGTCCTTTCTTAACCTCTTGACCGTCTTGGACTCTCTGCTTAACCTTGACACCGCAATGTTCGAACAACATCTTTGCCTCTTCAAGGCCAGCTACCACACCACTCTGCTTTGCTATGATAACTGCCTTAGCATCCAAAGTTTTTGGAATAATGGCCTCGCTTGTTATGTCTCCAAAAGGAGCATCCTCCTCTAAAAAACGGAGGAGATATGAAAGGGAAATCACGAAATCGCCCCCTAATCACTGAGTTTGAGCATCCTTTCAATTGCCCTTCTCGCCCTCTTTGCTATTTCTTCAGGGATGGTGATTTCGTATTTTTCATCTCTCAGAGATTCATAAATGTGTTTGAGGGTTATCGCTTTCATTCCAGTGCAAAAGGCATCTTCTCTGGCGGGATAGAACTTCTTGTTGGGATAGGCCTTTTGCAGCCTATAGCACATCTCTTTCTCAGTAAACACGACCCATTCATCATGCTGGCATGCGTTTTTGATCATCCCACCCGTTGAGACTATTAGATCTGCCCTTTTCTGAACTTCTGGTATGCATTCAGGGTGAACCATCAACTTTGCATTGGGATAGAGCTTTTTGGTTCTCTCAACGTCTTCAGGTGTGAATTTTTTATGGACGTAGCAGTGCCCTCCCCTCGGAATTGGGATAATGTTCTTTCCAGTGCGCTCTGCAACGTAATATGCGAGGTTATTGTCGGGCCCAAAAATTATTGTGTCGGCATCAAGTTTTGAGATAATCTTCTCGGCGTTTGCTGAAGTTACGGTTACATCGGCATATGCCTTAGTTTCAGCGGTTGTGTTTACATAAAGCACAACGGGAGCGTCTGGGTACCTCCTTTTGGCTTCGAGAATGTGTTCAACCTTAAGCATGTTCGCCATTGCACATGTAGCCCTCCTGGTTGGGAGGAGAACTTTCTTTTCGGGGTTTAGGATTTTTGCAGTCTCTGCCATAAAATCAACACCGGCAAAGACTATGATATCAGCGTCAACATTTACAGCTTTTCTTGCCAGTTCAAGGCTATCTCCAAGGAAGTCAGCTATGTCTTGAATCTCCGGAAGCTGGTAGTTGTGAGCCAAGATTATTGCGTTTTTTTCTTCTTTGAGCCTTATAATTTCATCCACCAAATTCACAGCATACACCTCCCGTTAAAAAGACTGAACCTTTCAAACTCTTTTTTCGTAAGGGGATAATCTTCCCTGTAGTGAACGCCCCGGCTCTCCCTCCTTGCCAAGGCACACTCTAAAATTCCCCTTGCTAAGAGTTTAATCCTCTCATCGGCTGTGATGTCTTCCAGCTCTTTTAGCCCTTTCCTAAGGCCATCCTCATTCCTCACTATCCCGGCATAGTTCCAGAGGATTTCTTTAACGCTTTCAACATCTCCAAGTTCTTGACTGGTGTCTCTAACTTCTACTGGCCCTCCCTTAGGGTTATCCCTCATTATGGTCCTTGCAACTTCTAATCCACTAACTATGCACTCCAAAAGGGAGTTGCTTGCCAGTCTGTTCGCCCCATGAAAGCCGTTATCTGCAGTTTCTCCAATGGCATAGAGATTTTTGACAGTGGTTCTGTAATAAAGATCCACCTTTAGGCCGCCTATGGAGTAGTGAGCAATTGGAGTTACTGGGATGGGCTCCCTCTTAGGATTTATGCCTTCATTAGCCAGAAAAGCATAAATTTGAGGGAACCTTTCTTTAAAATCCTCAATCTTCGTGGCGTCTAAATACACCCTTTTGCCCTTTTGCATCTGGCTATAAATTGCCCTTGCAACCACGTCTCTCGGTTCAAGTTCGTTAACAAATCGCTCGCCATCCTCATTGACAAGCTTTGCCCCGGCTCCCCTCACAGCTTCGCTTACAAGCTTTACTCCATTCCTTCCGATAAATCCAGTTGGGTGAAATTGAACGAACTCCAAGTTACTCGCCAAAGCCCCTTTCATAATTGCGTCCCCAATTAGAACGCCCAGGTTAAGTGAAGAACCGGCAGTATATTTGAACAAAGCAGTGTACCCACCAGTTGCCAGTATGGTAGCATCGAATCTTAGGAACTCCCCATTAACGAATACTCCATAACATTTTCTATTTTCTATGGCCATTGAGGAGGCATAACCCTCTATGAACTGGACACCAAGCTCTTTAGCTCTTAGATAAAGAAGCTTTGTTATATGCTTTCCTGTTTCATTTTTAATTGTGAAGACCCTTGGAAAACTGTGCCCCCCTTCGATCTCATTTCCTTCAAAGCTCAGGCCCAGGGAGAGCAAAAAATCATAAGCCTCACTGGATTTTGAAATAACGTTCCAAACGGCCTCCTCATCGTTTAGATACCTTCCAGCTCGGATTGTATCCAGAACATGTGACCTCACAGAATCTCCCTCAAGAATGGGGAAGGCTATTCCTGCCTGGGCTAAATAAGAATTTGTTTTCTTTATCCCTTTTCCGATAAGAGTCACTTCAAAGCCTTTTTTGGCCAACGCTATTGCCGCAGTTAACCCTGCTATCCCATTCCCCATGATTCCTATTTTTGTCATATGTCTACCCGAACATTTATTCGGTGGTCGGGTTTTAAAAGTTTGCTAAAATATCGGGCGCGTTTTGGGTTTTTGCTGAATTTTTCTATGATCATGTTCTTGGATGGAATTTAAACTCAAACCCAAAGGCATAAAAGTCCGATGCAGTAACAAAAATCCTGCCAGAATCCGGAAGGCTCCGATAACCCACCAACACGCCCCTAAAATATTAAAAATCCAGGGAAAATTTCTATTCCCCAAGGAGCTTTGGAAGTGAGTTGTAAAGTCCTCTTACTTTTTCTAAATCAATAGAGACGTGTTCTTCTCCGCATCTGAAGACAAGCCTCTTTCCTCCAGCCCTTCCAATTACTGCAAATTCATCGAAGAGAGCTTTGACCTTTTCGAGGTTTTTTTCTTCAAAGCTTATTATAAATCGACCATGGCTCTCCGAAAACATAACCTCTATGGGATTGAGTTTTTCTTCGGCTGGAACCTTGCCTATGTCAACCTCAAATCCAATGTTCCCGCTTAAGGCCATCTCGGCAAGTGCTATAGCTATTCCCCCCTTGCTAACGTCGTGAACGGCCTTTACTACTCCAAGCTCTATTGCTTTTAAAATCCCCTCAACATTTCTTTTTTCTCTCTCCAGCTCAACCCTGGGGGCAAGCCCTCCGTTAATGTTTAAAACCCTGTAGAGCTCGCTCCCTCCAAGCTCTTTCTTTGTAACCCCAACAACAGCTATAAGGTCTCCCTCATCCTTGAAATCCATTGTTGTAATGTTTTCGAGCCTCACTTTTCCCAATCCCGCAACCACTGGGGTCGGTTTTATAGACTTACTTCCCACCTCATTGTAAAAACTCACGTTCCCGCTTACGTATGCTAATCCAAAGGCCCTTGCCGCATCGGCGAGCCCTTTAATGGTCTCGATGAAGCTCCAGTAAACCTCGGGCCTTTCAGGTGAAGCGAAGTTGAGGTTATCAACCAAGGCCAAAGGTCTTGCCCCTACGCTCGCTAAGTTCCTAACGACTTCGGCAACGGCACCCATCGCTCCGTGGTAGGGGTTGAGGTGGCTGTGAGAGGGATTTCCATCGCTAACAAAAGCCAAGCCGTATTTTTCGTTTATTTTTAGCACCGCCGCATCCTTTCCGGGCTTTACAACTGTTCTTCCTTGAACCTCATGATCATACTGCTGCCATATCCACTCCTTGCTTACTATGTTTGGGCTTGAGAGCACTTTGAAGAAAGCCTCCTCGAGCCCTATTTCAGGTGTCTCAATTTCTCTTTCAACGTTGTAGGGCTTTGCTTCCCACTCTATTGTCGGCACTTCCGTGAGGAGTTCTATGGGTAAATCGGCCACTTTTTCTTCGTTCCAGTAGACGACATACCTGGGCTCTTCTATAATCTCACCGACAACAGCCCACTCAAGCTCGTACTTCTCAAAAATCTTTGTTATCTCTTCCAGATCTTCTTTCCTAATGGCGAAGAGCATCCTCTCCTGGCTCTCGGAAATCATGACTTCCATTGGATTCATGTTTGGCTCCCTTTGGGGCACTCTGTCCGCGTAGATTATCGCCCCAAACCCTTTCTTCCCGGCCATCTCGGAGGAGGCGCAGGTTAAACCTCCTCCCCCGAGGTCTTTAAGGGCCCTGACTTTCCCGGTGTAAACAGCTTCAAGCGTCGCCTCAATCAAAAGCTTCTCGGTGAATGGGTCGGGAATCTGCACCGCGGAGCGGTCTTCCTCCTCCGCGTTCTCGCTCAGCTCTTCGCTCGCGAAGGTAACTCCATGGATTCCATCCCTTCCCGTTTTGTTGCCAACTAAAACCAGCAGAAGACCGCTCTCCTCCACGTAGCTGTGAACGAGGTGCTCCGGCCTCATTAAACCAATACAAGCAACGTTGACAAGGGTGTAATTATTGAGGCTCTCATCGAACTCTGTCTCACCGCCAACAGTAGGAACGCCTATTCTATTGCCATAATCGGCTATTCCCTTTACCACGTACTCGAACAGATAGCGGTTGCGCTCCTTCTCAAGCGGCCCGAAGCGTATGCAATCGAGCAGAGCTATCGGACGGGCCCCCATGCAGAGTACGTCCCTAACTATTCCCCCAACGCCGGTAGCTGCTCCCCCATAGGGTTCAACGGCGCTCGGATGGTTGTGGCTTTCTATCCCCACCACTATCCAAGTTTCATTGTCGAACCTCACTATTCCGGCATCTTCACCAGGGCCCAAAACCACGTGCTCGTTCTCCGTTGGAAGGAGCTTCAAAAAGGGTCTGCTCGACTTGTAAGAGACGTGCTCGCTCCACATTACTTCGAGCATCGCCCGCTCAAGTTCATTTGGCTCCCTTCCGAGCCTTTCGCGGATGAATTTTTCCTCGTGAGGGAACATCATGACACCTCCTTTTATTGACGTGTTAATGTAAAAAAGTTCTATTTTTAAGGTTTATTTTGACGAAAAAATGTTCAAAAACTTAGTACTCTCTGCGAGAAGTTTTCTGATTTTAAGAGTGGTACCACAGAAAAAAGAAAAAACGCTCATTTCGTGGTACTGTTAAGCGCTACTATGTAAGTTTGACACTTTTCTTACCCTAGTTCCCACCACCTGTAAAGTTGTATAATCCCTCCAGATTCACAGCCAGAATCGCCCCTAAAATCCTAACAGCCAACCCCCTCAAACTAACACTCCTGCCCGGTTTCAGAAGAAACTCAGAAAACTTCGAAAACAAAGTCTCAATCCTCCTCCGAAAATCAGACAGGTACTTGTAAAACTTCCTCTCCCCCAGACTACCAATCTGATTCTCCCGCTTTACCGGCGTGTAAACAACGTCAAACTTCAGGAATTCCCCTTCCAACTCCCTGCTGACATACCCCTTATCCAAAAACAAGAAAAAACCAGTGAACTGCCCTGTCCCCATATTTTTCTCAAAAAATGCAAAACAATCGTAAAATCGGCTGATCTTATCGTAAGCCTTTTTTTGCCTGAGCCTTGGTTCTATATACCCGTAATACCTTGCGATTTTTTGAATTCATTTTGTTCGCCTTTTGTAGTTTGTATTTTAAATTATTTATAACTTGTCTCACGCATTTGTGTTCATTTATTCCTTCTTTTGGGCATTCCAAAATACCTCGGAGTGCTCTCTTTATACCTCCTGTATTCCTCTCCGAATATACGCTCTAAATAGGGTTCTTCAAGCTTGACGTTATACAAGTGAATCCCAATAAGGAGTGCCACCGTAAGCAGGAGCGCGAGGAGCGAACATTCGGCAATTAATAGAAATTGCTGAAACAAAAGCTCACCCCATCTTCGCCTTCCAGTACACCAGTACGAGCACTAAAATAATCCCCGTGAGAAGAACCCCGTAGAATTTCAGGGACTCTTCTTGACACGTTGGCAGGCTGTTCTCGATGCCCTTCGTAAAATTCAACCTCCAAAGGAAGCTCCCGTCATAATAAAGCACGGTGAGGTTCTCCCAACCAAACGGAACGAAGGGGTTCTCTGGACGAAAGAACAGTAAAACACCTCCTCTCAGAAACACGGAGCTTAGGGTCACGTTATCAGGAATGTTTATGCTCAGATTGCCTGGAATTTCAATAACATAGGAAACGCTTCCATTTGAGGTGTAGATTTTAGAACCATTGATGTAGGCTGGATAATCATTACTCGATATCGAGTAGTTCTCGGAGCGCATTGCACTGACGATCTGCGAGGGGAGCTTCATCGCCCTTCTAATACATGGCCCCTCCGGATTGATGACCATTCCATTACTGATATACCACAGGCCATTATGGAAGACGTAGCGAAGCTCGTCGCCCCCGATCGTGTTTCCGAGATAATAGATCCTCCCGTCCTTGAAGTAGAAGTAGTACTTCTCCAACCATGCTCGGGGTGGGTACCCCCTGCATTCCGGGGCCCAGCGCGTCCCAGGAAAGCGTTATTATCGCGTCGTCTTCCCCGGCCTTGATGAAGGGATAGAAACTGCAGTACTCGGTGGGAGCAAGAACCGGATTCGGGCCGCAGAGGGATCTGGTGGCCGAGACGAAGGGTAGGAACGAAAGCGACAATAGAAAAAGAACAAGTCCTACCTTCCACATGCATTTACACATATGGGACCCCTCCCTTTTCAATTCTGCTTAAATTGATCTAGACATGCCTCCTAATCCCCCAGTAAACCAGTATAAACATTAGGATGGCTCCAGTAAGGATAACTAAAGACTTGGGGAGGGTTAATCTCCGGGAAAATGTACGCTACCCACATGCATTTTTAGGTGAGTTAGGTTCTTCCCGTCATAAAAGAACAGAAGCGGTAACTCTGAAGCGGGGTCTCTCCCATTAACTTTAACATCTCCGGGGTAATAGATGAGAATTCCCTTACCGACAGGTAGTGCATAAAGGGTTGAGAGTACATTGAGCGTTTTGTTCCCAAAGAAGCCTGATACATATCCGTCAAATTCAGTCACCGGAATCC
The Thermococcus sp. 2319x1 DNA segment above includes these coding regions:
- a CDS encoding IMP cyclohydrolase, with the protein product MRYVGRMLGVGLKDGRPFAFYRLNSRSFPDRKAVIKEDGVYIVNLTETENPYVSYPAVKILSDYAVVGNGSHTTFIAQALEWESPKKALIHVLDAMDYERDQYSTPRIAGIIQRDKDWAFLGFAGRDEFWVKRVKLEEGGAFFTATYNIYGIETLSLDFKDENDLVERVLGLEFANPVLAVGIVDLGDKFKIGVKEVKWP
- the ribH gene encoding 6,7-dimethyl-8-ribityllumazine synthase, whose protein sequence is MIYEGNYKGEGLKIGIVVSRFNDLFTKELLDGALDCFKRHGVENIDIFKVPGAFEIPFVAKELAKTERYDAILVLGAVVRGETYHFELVANEVARGIAHVNLTYKTPVIFGVITVDNELQGLDRAGIKSNKGFEYALATLEMANLNKEMKKIS
- a CDS encoding bifunctional 3,4-dihydroxy-2-butanone-4-phosphate synthase/GTP cyclohydrolase II — translated: MDLEKLRKSLLEGKPIVLIDEDREIEADLVYPAEKITPQTLNFMLQAKGMLCLAMDEEEALRRGFFKLPSKDNETNFLISVDYKETLTGISAEERALTAKKIAEGLSVGHFRYPGHLHLLGAVGINKRKGHTEASLELMEMLGFKRYALIIELLDEEGNSHNFEFIRSFAEKHDLPIVTIREVWKEVVKRKNFVRIHARAKIPSHHGNFEIIAFDNELDFRDHIAIVKEPLGEAPLVRLHSECLTGDTLASLKCDCGSQLTNALKMIAQEGGVLLYLRQEGRGIGLKNKIKAYELQDKGLDTVEANKMLGFKEDERDFSVAYQLLKALGVSKVKLLTNNPRKVKALEEFGIEVVEVIPIFGEVNEVNRPYLETKMLKLGHNLKPLLEGGG
- a CDS encoding riboflavin synthase, coding for MFSGIIEKVAKARYSGGKLYVEKVIDVNSGDSVAVNGACLTVSEIRDQIIFDVGEETLKRTNLAKAKLVNLERALKFGDRIDGHLVTGHVDGTLKLRRVLRRGNTYWLAFEMPKERFGIVEKGSIALNGVSLTIARVEKSQFWVQTIPYTWENTNLKFLKVGEEVNYEIDIVARYLKGILGDRYGPGKA
- the ribD gene encoding bifunctional diaminohydroxyphosphoribosylaminopyrimidine deaminase/5-amino-6-(5-phosphoribosylamino)uracil reductase RibD encodes the protein MAMNDEYFMSLALELAKKGEGRVNPNPMVGAVIVKENKIIGKGYHQYFGGKHAEVNAIEEAKSRGYSLKGATMYVTLEPCSHWGKQPPCVDRIIEEGISRVVVAMKDPNPMVNGKGIEKLEKAGIEVKVGVLEEDARKLNEVFLKYISTKMPFVAIKLALTLDGFIATESFSSKWITGEKARRKVQELRKKYMAIMVGANTILKDNPRLTCRIEGCSEKVKIILDRHGLTADGNFKAFKDGRVIVFTESEKEWKNGEVIRETNPEKILKILGEKGIDSVLIEGGRIACQFLTFADKLHLFYGNKLFGKGISPFECLNVDKVSDAFKVEFLKFESFGDSFYVEARPCSRG
- the nadC gene encoding carboxylating nicotinate-nucleotide diphosphorylase — its product is MISLSYLLRFLEEDAPFGDITSEAIIPKTLDAKAVIIAKQSGVVAGLEEAKMLFEHCGVKVKQRVQDGQEVKKGQILMELEGNARKILLVERTALNIIGRMSGVATQTRKLVERIRGVNPKVRVAGTRKSLLKPLDKKAILLGGGEPHRFSLSDAILIKDNHLALVPLEEAIKRARAFSVYKVVEVEVESLEDALKAARAGADVIMLDNMTPKQIEDVLEALKSEGLREKVKIEVSGGISEENIESYAKLDVDIISLGALTHSVKNFDVSLEIVRD
- the nadA gene encoding quinolinate synthase NadA gives rise to the protein MNLVDEIIRLKEEKNAIILAHNYQLPEIQDIADFLGDSLELARKAVNVDADIIVFAGVDFMAETAKILNPEKKVLLPTRRATCAMANMLKVEHILEAKRRYPDAPVVLYVNTTAETKAYADVTVTSANAEKIISKLDADTIIFGPDNNLAYYVAERTGKNIIPIPRGGHCYVHKKFTPEDVERTKKLYPNAKLMVHPECIPEVQKRADLIVSTGGMIKNACQHDEWVVFTEKEMCYRLQKAYPNKKFYPAREDAFCTGMKAITLKHIYESLRDEKYEITIPEEIAKRARRAIERMLKLSD
- a CDS encoding L-aspartate oxidase translates to MTKIGIMGNGIAGLTAAIALAKKGFEVTLIGKGIKKTNSYLAQAGIAFPILEGDSVRSHVLDTIRAGRYLNDEEAVWNVISKSSEAYDFLLSLGLSFEGNEIEGGHSFPRVFTIKNETGKHITKLLYLRAKELGVQFIEGYASSMAIENRKCYGVFVNGEFLRFDATILATGGYTALFKYTAGSSLNLGVLIGDAIMKGALASNLEFVQFHPTGFIGRNGVKLVSEAVRGAGAKLVNEDGERFVNELEPRDVVARAIYSQMQKGKRVYLDATKIEDFKERFPQIYAFLANEGINPKREPIPVTPIAHYSIGGLKVDLYYRTTVKNLYAIGETADNGFHGANRLASNSLLECIVSGLEVARTIMRDNPKGGPVEVRDTSQELGDVESVKEILWNYAGIVRNEDGLRKGLKELEDITADERIKLLARGILECALARRESRGVHYREDYPLTKKEFERFSLFNGRCML
- the purL gene encoding phosphoribosylformylglycinamidine synthase subunit PurL, whose amino-acid sequence is MFPHEEKFIRERLGREPNELERAMLEVMWSEHVSYKSSRPFLKLLPTENEHVVLGPGEDAGIVRFDNETWIVVGIESHNHPSAVEPYGGAATGVGGIVRDVLCMGARPIALLDCIRFGPLEKERNRYLFEYVVKGIADYGNRIGVPTVGGETEFDESLNNYTLVNVACIGLMRPEHLVHSYVEESGLLLVLVGNKTGRDGIHGVTFASEELSENAEEEDRSAVQIPDPFTEKLLIEATLEAVYTGKVRALKDLGGGGLTCASSEMAGKKGFGAIIYADRVPQREPNMNPMEVMISESQERMLFAIRKEDLEEITKIFEKYELEWAVVGEIIEEPRYVVYWNEEKVADLPIELLTEVPTIEWEAKPYNVEREIETPEIGLEEAFFKVLSSPNIVSKEWIWQQYDHEVQGRTVVKPGKDAAVLKINEKYGLAFVSDGNPSHSHLNPYHGAMGAVAEVVRNLASVGARPLALVDNLNFASPERPEVYWSFIETIKGLADAARAFGLAYVSGNVSFYNEVGSKSIKPTPVVAGLGKVRLENITTMDFKDEGDLIAVVGVTKKELGGSELYRVLNINGGLAPRVELEREKRNVEGILKAIELGVVKAVHDVSKGGIAIALAEMALSGNIGFEVDIGKVPAEEKLNPIEVMFSESHGRFIISFEEKNLEKVKALFDEFAVIGRAGGKRLVFRCGEEHVSIDLEKVRGLYNSLPKLLGE